A genomic window from Cutibacterium acnes includes:
- a CDS encoding NADP-dependent isocitrate dehydrogenase, translating into MPTIVWTKIDEAPALASYSLLPIVEGFLDGSGIDITTSDISLAGRILAQFPDRLNEDQKVADHLAELGELTGSPDANIIKLPNISASVPQLKAAIAELQSQGYELPDFPDKPSTDEEREIAARYATVLGSAVNPVLRQGNSDRRAPTAVKAYAKAHPHRMGQWTDQVKARVAHMDHGDFFDHEESFVSRGQDLDVVLIGTDGSETTLASGIKTLDGEIVDATFMSVDALDEFYASSLAQANEEDLLWSVHLKATMMKVSDPVLFGHAVRTFLVDVFDKYGDDLNSVGVNPDLGLGDLYTRLEKLPAERATAIKAAIDSAFAARPALAMVDSDNGITNLHAGNLVIIDASMPTVVRDSGCMWNAEGKRQETLACIPDRSYATMYAAIMDDCREHGALDPATMGDVPNVGLMAQKAEEYGSHPTTFIVPHDGRVEVRCGDEVLTNQQVEAGDVWRMSRVRDIPVRDWVRLAIERARITNTPAVFWLDKNRAHDARVIEKVKAYLPEHEGLDIRILAPADAMKFTLARIRRGEDTISVTGNVLRDYLTDVFPILEIGTSAKMLSVVPLLAGGGLFETGAGGSAPKHVAQFVAEDYLRWDSLGEFCALGACLEHIDQTSEGTKAGILAATLDKAIGAFLENDRSPARKLGQSDNRGSHYWLARYWASELAAQHDDAELADRFSDVATELAAREDQILKELNGVQGSPVDMGGYYHPDEELVAEAMRPSTTFNAIIESL; encoded by the coding sequence ATGCCTACCATCGTCTGGACCAAGATCGACGAGGCCCCCGCCCTCGCATCATATTCCTTACTTCCCATCGTGGAGGGATTCCTCGACGGGTCGGGTATTGACATCACGACTTCGGATATTTCGTTGGCGGGGCGCATCCTGGCCCAGTTTCCGGATCGTCTGAACGAAGATCAGAAAGTTGCCGACCACCTAGCTGAGCTGGGTGAGCTCACCGGTTCCCCGGATGCCAACATCATCAAGCTGCCCAATATCTCGGCATCGGTCCCGCAGCTTAAGGCTGCTATTGCCGAGCTGCAGTCCCAGGGCTACGAGCTTCCGGACTTCCCAGACAAGCCTTCCACCGATGAGGAGAGGGAAATCGCTGCTCGCTATGCCACCGTGCTCGGTTCGGCGGTAAACCCCGTATTGCGTCAGGGGAACTCCGATCGTCGCGCTCCCACCGCAGTCAAGGCATACGCCAAGGCTCACCCGCACCGGATGGGTCAGTGGACTGACCAGGTCAAGGCCCGAGTCGCGCATATGGATCACGGAGACTTCTTCGACCACGAGGAGTCCTTCGTCTCCCGGGGGCAGGATCTCGACGTTGTGCTCATCGGGACCGATGGTTCCGAGACGACCTTGGCCAGCGGCATCAAGACTCTCGACGGTGAGATCGTTGATGCCACCTTTATGTCCGTTGATGCCCTTGACGAGTTCTACGCTTCTTCCCTAGCTCAGGCCAACGAAGAGGATCTACTGTGGTCGGTTCACCTCAAAGCGACGATGATGAAAGTCTCCGATCCGGTCCTCTTTGGCCATGCAGTGCGCACTTTCCTAGTCGACGTCTTCGATAAATACGGTGACGACCTCAACTCGGTAGGCGTCAATCCCGATCTTGGACTGGGCGATCTTTATACCCGTCTCGAAAAACTTCCCGCAGAACGCGCGACTGCAATTAAGGCGGCCATCGATTCTGCCTTCGCTGCTCGCCCGGCCCTGGCCATGGTCGACTCCGACAATGGCATTACCAATCTGCATGCCGGAAATCTCGTCATTATCGACGCTTCCATGCCAACTGTCGTCCGCGATTCCGGATGTATGTGGAACGCCGAAGGTAAGCGTCAGGAGACGCTAGCCTGCATCCCCGATCGCAGCTACGCCACCATGTACGCCGCGATTATGGACGACTGCCGCGAGCATGGCGCCCTCGACCCGGCCACCATGGGTGATGTCCCGAACGTCGGTCTGATGGCTCAGAAGGCGGAGGAATACGGCTCCCACCCCACCACGTTCATCGTCCCCCATGACGGCCGCGTTGAGGTGCGCTGTGGTGACGAGGTGTTGACGAACCAGCAGGTCGAAGCCGGTGACGTGTGGCGCATGAGCCGGGTGCGTGACATCCCGGTGCGCGATTGGGTGCGCTTGGCCATTGAGCGGGCACGCATCACCAATACCCCGGCGGTATTTTGGCTCGATAAGAACCGTGCTCATGACGCCCGCGTCATTGAGAAGGTCAAGGCCTATCTGCCGGAGCACGAGGGGTTGGATATTCGCATCCTGGCCCCTGCCGACGCTATGAAGTTCACCCTGGCGCGGATCCGCCGCGGGGAGGACACTATTTCGGTAACCGGCAACGTGCTGCGCGACTACCTCACTGATGTCTTCCCGATTCTGGAAATTGGCACTAGTGCCAAGATGCTCTCGGTCGTCCCACTGCTGGCCGGTGGCGGCTTGTTCGAAACTGGTGCCGGAGGCTCGGCGCCCAAGCATGTCGCCCAGTTCGTCGCTGAGGACTACCTGCGGTGGGATTCCCTGGGCGAGTTCTGCGCTCTAGGTGCTTGCCTTGAGCACATCGACCAGACCAGCGAGGGCACCAAAGCGGGAATACTTGCGGCGACCCTTGACAAGGCTATCGGTGCTTTCCTCGAGAACGACCGCTCCCCGGCCCGCAAACTCGGACAGAGCGACAACCGGGGGTCTCATTACTGGCTTGCCCGCTATTGGGCTTCCGAGCTGGCTGCTCAGCATGATGATGCTGAACTTGCCGACCGATTCTCCGATGTCGCGACCGAGCTGGCTGCTCGTGAGGACCAGATCCTGAAGGAGCTCAACGGGGTCCAGGGCAGCCCGGTCGATATGGGCGGGTACTACCACCCTGACGAGGAGCTCGTCGCGGAGGCCATGCGTCCCAGCACCACTTTTAACGCGATCATTGAATCCCTGTGA
- a CDS encoding formyltetrahydrofolate deformylase, which yields MSESHELVVTWTSPDRPGLVHAVTGACAQVGGNLTECQQFTSTDTGNFFIRLQVESASSRADLESAVSELAGKCNATVHVDELGRPVRTLILASKASHCLSHLLFNRDAGRLPIDVVQVMANHPDLADLTAFHKVPFRWQKVDRESKTSFEQEVLRTVGDLDVELVVLARYMQILSPELCEQLSGRCINIHHSFLPGFKGANPYRQAHSRGVKLIGATAHFVTVDLDEGPIIEQRVQRVNHSQTVAQLTAVGQDTESATLNEAVRLFAEHRTFLDGMRTVILQ from the coding sequence ATGTCGGAATCCCATGAGCTCGTTGTCACCTGGACTAGCCCGGATCGCCCCGGACTTGTCCATGCCGTTACCGGGGCGTGCGCCCAGGTGGGCGGAAACCTCACAGAGTGTCAGCAATTCACTAGCACCGACACCGGAAACTTCTTCATCCGGTTGCAGGTCGAGTCAGCGAGCAGCCGCGCCGACCTCGAGTCGGCCGTCAGCGAGCTCGCCGGAAAGTGCAACGCTACTGTCCACGTCGACGAGTTGGGGCGTCCCGTCCGTACCCTCATCTTGGCCTCCAAAGCGTCCCATTGTCTGTCTCACTTGCTGTTTAACCGGGACGCTGGTCGGCTGCCAATCGACGTTGTCCAGGTCATGGCGAATCATCCTGACCTCGCCGACTTGACTGCTTTCCATAAGGTTCCGTTCCGGTGGCAAAAAGTCGACCGCGAGTCCAAGACGTCTTTCGAGCAGGAGGTATTGCGCACCGTCGGGGACCTTGACGTCGAGCTCGTCGTATTGGCTCGCTATATGCAGATCCTTTCTCCTGAACTGTGTGAGCAACTATCAGGACGGTGCATCAACATTCATCATTCTTTCCTGCCCGGTTTCAAAGGTGCCAACCCGTACCGCCAAGCCCATTCCCGCGGGGTCAAGCTCATTGGCGCGACGGCCCACTTCGTCACTGTCGACCTCGACGAGGGCCCCATCATCGAACAGCGAGTGCAACGGGTCAACCATTCTCAGACGGTGGCTCAACTCACCGCCGTCGGCCAGGACACCGAATCTGCCACCCTTAACGAGGCCGTCCGTCTGTTCGCTGAGCACCGCACTTTCCTAGACGGAATGCGCACCGTCATCTTGCAGTAG